A single Symbiobacterium thermophilum IAM 14863 DNA region contains:
- a CDS encoding DUF4212 domain-containing protein, with amino-acid sequence MSPKDAERYEQHFRANLGLAVKLLLVWFLVSIGAGAVTEWLDQFRILTGFPLGYYMGAQGAQITFVILIFIYAFRMRAIDQKYGVDE; translated from the coding sequence ATGAGTCCCAAGGATGCGGAGCGGTATGAGCAACACTTCCGGGCGAACCTCGGCCTGGCGGTGAAGCTGTTGCTGGTCTGGTTCCTGGTCTCGATCGGGGCCGGCGCGGTGACGGAGTGGCTGGACCAGTTCCGCATTCTCACCGGCTTCCCCCTGGGGTATTACATGGGGGCCCAGGGGGCGCAGATCACCTTCGTGATCCTGATCTTCATCTACGCCTTTCGCATGCGGGCCATCGACCAGAAGTACGGCGTGGACGAGTAG
- a CDS encoding MBL fold metallo-hydrolase → MLVTVLGRYSPYAPVGGACPGLLVQARGVALMLDGGPGTVARLQMQVPAAHLTAVLVSHLHHDHIADLHCLQYLMADQAPGREPLPIYAPGGDNPDRRWLEPSSFGARWVRLLPLPVDEGLAVGPLRVTFARTDHPEPCWAMRITDGCRTLVYTADTGAGVDLAPFARGADLLIAESTFVAANGQNRRGHLTAAEAADLALRAGVGRLLLTHFLPSTPAAEAEAEARAIFPPAEAAVEMRTYPV, encoded by the coding sequence ATGCTGGTCACCGTGCTGGGCCGGTACTCCCCCTACGCCCCGGTCGGCGGGGCATGCCCCGGCCTGCTGGTGCAGGCCCGCGGCGTCGCGCTCATGCTGGACGGCGGTCCCGGCACCGTCGCCCGGCTGCAGATGCAGGTGCCCGCGGCCCACCTGACCGCCGTGCTCGTCTCGCACCTGCACCACGACCACATCGCCGACCTGCACTGCCTCCAGTACCTGATGGCCGACCAGGCCCCCGGGCGGGAGCCCCTGCCGATCTACGCGCCCGGCGGCGACAACCCCGACCGCCGCTGGCTGGAGCCCTCCAGCTTTGGCGCCAGGTGGGTGCGGCTTCTGCCCCTGCCGGTGGATGAAGGGCTCGCCGTCGGCCCGCTCCGGGTGACCTTCGCCCGGACCGACCATCCGGAACCGTGCTGGGCCATGCGCATCACCGACGGGTGCCGCACGCTGGTCTACACCGCCGACACCGGCGCCGGCGTCGACCTCGCCCCCTTCGCCCGGGGGGCCGACCTGCTCATCGCCGAGTCCACCTTCGTCGCGGCCAACGGGCAGAACCGGCGGGGCCACCTGACCGCGGCCGAAGCCGCCGATCTGGCCCTCCGGGCCGGCGTCGGCCGGCTCCTGCTGACCCACTTCCTGCCGTCCACCCCTGCGGCCGAGGCCGAGGCGGAGGCCCGGGCGATCTTCCCGCCGGCGGAAGCGGCAGTGGAGATGCGGACGTACCCGGTCTGA
- a CDS encoding gamma-glutamyl-gamma-aminobutyrate hydrolase family protein, whose protein sequence is MTASLRAAGPADRRPARKPIIGITPSFDRECDRPLISGRPLLYVTQENVRAIRAAGGHAVILPTCLDDEDDLLDQLDGLLVTGTETPLPRRLRQREQLPGLREQNPERYDSDSRWLRGALARRMPVLAICHGMQMLNDILGGSLWPRIFPKNESERHAQTAPPDQPWHPLHVLPGSLLAASLGVTETMVNSFHVQAVRRPGDGVQVTGFSADGVVEAIECPGYPFVIGVQFHPERLVRSNPHMLNLFRAFVSAAAAYAGERCAVF, encoded by the coding sequence TTGACGGCGAGCCTCCGTGCGGCGGGTCCCGCGGACCGCCGCCCGGCCCGCAAGCCCATCATCGGCATCACGCCCAGCTTCGACCGGGAGTGCGACCGGCCCCTGATCAGCGGCAGGCCCCTGCTGTACGTGACCCAGGAGAACGTGCGGGCCATCCGGGCTGCCGGGGGGCACGCGGTCATCCTGCCCACGTGCCTCGACGATGAGGACGACCTGTTGGACCAGTTGGACGGCCTCCTGGTCACCGGCACGGAGACGCCCCTCCCCCGGCGGCTGCGCCAGCGCGAGCAGCTCCCCGGCCTCCGGGAGCAGAACCCGGAGCGATACGACTCGGACAGCCGCTGGCTTCGGGGCGCCCTGGCCCGACGGATGCCCGTGCTCGCCATCTGCCACGGCATGCAGATGCTCAACGACATCCTGGGCGGGTCGCTCTGGCCCCGGATCTTCCCGAAGAACGAAAGCGAGCGGCACGCCCAGACCGCGCCGCCGGACCAGCCATGGCACCCGCTGCACGTACTCCCCGGCTCTCTGCTGGCGGCTTCCCTGGGTGTCACGGAGACCATGGTCAACAGCTTCCACGTCCAGGCCGTGAGGCGACCAGGCGACGGCGTGCAGGTCACCGGGTTCTCGGCGGACGGCGTCGTCGAGGCGATCGAGTGCCCCGGCTACCCCTTCGTGATCGGCGTGCAGTTCCACCCGGAACGGCTGGTGCGCAGCAACCCCCACATGCTGAATCTGTTCCGGGCGTTTGTCTCCGCCGCCGCCGCGTACGCCGGGGAACGGTGCGCCGTCTTCTGA
- a CDS encoding NifB/NifX family molybdenum-iron cluster-binding protein, whose protein sequence is MRIAVPVQEDRLNPHFGRSPAFAFFDVDPGTRQITGPQILPAPPHDHGALAAFIKENGAAVVIAGGMGPGMRHALDREGITVVLGAPGIDPEEVVRQYLDGTLVTADPGRGHDHGQGCCHRHAGEGR, encoded by the coding sequence ATGCGCATCGCCGTACCGGTGCAGGAGGACCGCCTGAACCCGCACTTCGGCCGCTCGCCGGCCTTCGCGTTCTTCGACGTCGATCCCGGAACCCGGCAGATCACCGGCCCGCAGATCCTCCCGGCGCCCCCGCACGACCACGGCGCCCTCGCGGCATTCATCAAGGAGAACGGGGCGGCCGTCGTGATCGCCGGGGGCATGGGCCCGGGCATGCGGCACGCCCTGGACCGGGAAGGGATCACCGTCGTCCTGGGTGCGCCCGGCATCGACCCTGAAGAGGTGGTCAGGCAGTACCTGGACGGCACCCTGGTCACCGCCGATCCGGGCCGTGGGCACGACCATGGGCAGGGCTGCTGCCACCGTCACGCAGGGGAAGGGCGGTGA
- a CDS encoding PadR family transcriptional regulator — protein MGRAAATVTQGKGGERAMRRAHHHHPRCRERRSGMGHMYRFVEPVVLFALKRKGESHGYDLAGVVRECALTESEIERASLYRTLKHLEAAGHVTSRWEADQSGPARRLYRLTESGEQYLGEWVETLDRLSQAMARFVAEARSLGEDSR, from the coding sequence ATGGGCAGGGCTGCTGCCACCGTCACGCAGGGGAAGGGCGGTGAGCGGGCGATGCGCCGGGCACACCACCACCATCCCCGGTGCCGGGAGCGCCGCTCGGGCATGGGCCACATGTACCGCTTCGTCGAGCCCGTCGTGCTGTTCGCCCTGAAGCGGAAGGGAGAGAGCCACGGTTACGACCTGGCCGGCGTCGTCCGGGAGTGCGCCCTGACCGAGTCCGAGATCGAGCGGGCCTCCCTCTACCGGACCCTGAAGCACCTGGAGGCCGCCGGGCACGTGACGTCCCGCTGGGAGGCCGACCAGAGCGGCCCCGCCCGCCGGCTCTACCGGCTGACCGAGAGCGGCGAACAGTACCTGGGGGAGTGGGTGGAGACGCTGGACAGGCTGTCTCAGGCCATGGCCCGGTTCGTGGCGGAGGCGCGCAGCCTCGGGGAGGACAGCCGGTAG
- the rbr gene encoding rubrerythrin has translation MNLKGTRTLENLLKAFAGESQAQARYMMYAKVARDEGLEQIAAIFEETALNEAEHGKRFFSLAAAGLEGEMPADVEIQAAYPIAIGNTVENLKAAAAGEHHEWAEMYPEFADIAEAEGFKEIATAFRMIAKAETAHETRYRKLVENLEKGVVFQRDGKYFWKCRNCGYIHEGTAAPKFCPACQYPQAYFEIFVENY, from the coding sequence ATGAACCTGAAAGGCACCAGGACGCTGGAGAACCTGCTGAAGGCGTTTGCGGGGGAGAGCCAGGCCCAGGCCCGGTACATGATGTACGCCAAGGTCGCCCGGGACGAGGGGCTGGAGCAGATCGCCGCGATCTTCGAGGAGACAGCCCTGAACGAGGCGGAGCACGGGAAGCGGTTCTTCAGCCTGGCCGCAGCCGGGCTGGAGGGTGAGATGCCGGCCGACGTGGAGATCCAGGCCGCGTACCCGATCGCGATCGGCAACACCGTGGAGAACCTGAAGGCCGCCGCCGCCGGCGAGCACCACGAGTGGGCCGAGATGTACCCCGAGTTCGCGGACATCGCGGAGGCGGAGGGGTTCAAGGAGATCGCCACGGCGTTCCGGATGATCGCCAAGGCGGAGACCGCGCACGAGACCCGCTACCGCAAGCTGGTGGAGAACCTGGAGAAGGGCGTCGTCTTCCAGCGCGACGGCAAGTACTTCTGGAAGTGCCGCAACTGCGGGTACATCCACGAGGGCACGGCCGCGCCGAAGTTCTGCCCGGCATGCCAGTACCCGCAGGCGTACTTTGAGATCTTCGTGGAGAACTACTAA
- a CDS encoding dimethyl sulfoxide reductase anchor subunit family protein, with protein sequence MHDWSLILYTLCLQSSVGIYVASRLVLWNAESKEARMRFLYLALGLGIAGVLASLTHLGYPLNALKTMGNLGTSWLSREILLTLLFGVTGIASVVLERQEVGSRETRNGWAVLTSLAGLALIYVMSMIYRTTAFPAWTHVSTTLVFYATAGLIGTSAVFAGLCCRTGGEEPRGLMGLVVGAMAMLALQVMALALHGVYLGTAGPEAQATAALIAGEWSALYWSQIVCIAAGTGIMMPLVWRRVAQKKLANMPQFAGALVALVALGELAGRVVFYATRVKIGL encoded by the coding sequence ATGCACGACTGGTCGTTGATTCTCTACACGCTCTGCCTGCAGTCGTCCGTGGGCATCTACGTGGCGAGCCGGCTGGTGCTGTGGAATGCGGAATCGAAGGAGGCGCGGATGCGCTTCCTGTACCTGGCCCTGGGCCTGGGCATCGCGGGCGTGCTGGCCTCGCTGACGCACCTGGGGTACCCGCTCAACGCGCTGAAGACGATGGGGAACCTGGGCACGTCGTGGCTGAGCCGTGAGATCCTGCTGACGCTGCTGTTCGGCGTGACCGGCATCGCGAGCGTGGTGCTGGAGCGGCAGGAGGTGGGCAGCCGCGAGACGAGAAACGGCTGGGCGGTGCTGACGAGCCTGGCGGGCCTTGCGCTGATCTACGTCATGTCGATGATCTACCGCACCACGGCCTTCCCCGCCTGGACGCACGTGTCGACGACGCTGGTGTTCTACGCCACTGCGGGGCTGATCGGCACGTCGGCGGTGTTCGCCGGGCTGTGCTGCCGGACCGGTGGGGAGGAACCCCGGGGCCTGATGGGTCTGGTGGTGGGCGCCATGGCGATGCTGGCCCTGCAGGTGATGGCGCTGGCGCTGCACGGGGTGTACCTGGGCACGGCCGGTCCCGAGGCGCAGGCCACCGCCGCCCTGATCGCGGGGGAGTGGTCGGCGCTGTACTGGAGCCAGATCGTGTGCATCGCCGCCGGGACGGGGATCATGATGCCGCTGGTCTGGCGGCGGGTGGCCCAGAAGAAGCTGGCGAACATGCCGCAGTTCGCCGGCGCCCTGGTGGCGCTGGTGGCCCTGGGCGAGCTGGCCGGCCGGGTGGTGTTCTACGCCACGCGGGTCAAGATCGGGCTGTAG
- a CDS encoding DMSO/selenate family reductase complex B subunit produces MQYGFFIDAKYCAGCKTCQIACKDRASLEVGQLFRKVVNYEDGGWVQRGEGWVHNVTSYWFSISCNHCADPACVYVCPTGAMYKRSDNGLVLVNQDDCVGCQSCVWACPYDAPQYNPEVGRVHKCDGCIDRVEAGQRPVCVDACPYQLIDFGDIEELRAKHGGTAWVQGLADPSRTRPSLLVNPPTGAISSPIGGSRK; encoded by the coding sequence ATGCAATACGGGTTCTTCATCGATGCCAAGTACTGCGCCGGATGCAAGACCTGCCAGATCGCCTGTAAGGACCGGGCGAGCCTCGAGGTTGGCCAGCTGTTCCGCAAGGTGGTGAACTACGAGGACGGCGGCTGGGTGCAGCGCGGTGAAGGCTGGGTCCACAACGTCACCTCGTACTGGTTCTCCATCAGCTGCAACCACTGCGCCGATCCGGCCTGCGTGTACGTCTGCCCCACCGGGGCGATGTACAAGCGGTCCGACAACGGCCTCGTGCTCGTGAACCAGGACGACTGCGTGGGGTGCCAGAGCTGCGTCTGGGCCTGCCCGTACGACGCCCCCCAGTACAACCCTGAGGTGGGCAGGGTGCACAAGTGCGACGGCTGCATCGACCGGGTGGAGGCCGGGCAGCGGCCGGTCTGCGTGGACGCCTGCCCGTACCAGCTGATCGACTTCGGCGACATCGAGGAACTGCGGGCCAAGCACGGCGGCACGGCCTGGGTGCAGGGGCTGGCCGATCCGTCCCGTACCCGCCCGTCCCTCCTGGTCAACCCGCCGACCGGGGCCATCAGCTCGCCGATTGGAGGGAGCCGCAAGTGA
- a CDS encoding dimethyl sulfoxide reductase subunit A, giving the protein MLPEISRRSFLKWSAVVGAGAALGGAAALDTGLKPLARTAEATGTPVPDKMVWQQCTVNCGGYSCALRLHVKDDVIVRVDTDQLDRSGFPAMRACLRGRATRKFVYNPDRLKQPMKRVGKRGEGKFEPITWDEAYTLIAENLDRIIKTYGNQAVFNHYASGTDGTSRTPIPRLLNMLGGYLGYYGTYSSACYTWAAPYTYGSAGCNSADDLVNSRLIVLFASNPGETQPGGGNEFHWLMQAKRAGVKIIVVDPRLSDTAKALADEWIPIRPTTDNALIDAMAYVMITENLHDQAFLDKYCVGFDDAHLPAGAPPKSSYKSYVLGEADGVPKTPEWAEAITGVPRQTIVRLAREIAITKPCALLQHYGWQRNAYGEQPVRGLPVLMAMTGNIGRSGGGTGLTPSRKGAPSPSIPTGTNPVKAQIPVFMWTEAIVRGKELTAKDGVLGADKLDANIKFIWNYGGNTLINQHSDAGATHRILQDESLCEFIVVHDVMMTPSARYADLLLPDRTSYERLHLGRGSTNVMGDRFYLGVPAITPLFDAKTNYEVCAGVAAKLGIYDQFTEGKTWEDWCREAIAALGEKNPGFPTWEKLLEDPIVRGTQEKPVIAFASFIADPESNPLKTPSGKIEIYSEQLARLGAERGNADELPPIPKYVPAWEGPNAPAELREKYPLQLVGHHTKRRVHSTHDNNPWLEEVEPQMLTINEIDAAERGIRDGDMVRVWNDRGEVHVRCRVSKAIMPGVVDLPQGAWYTPNANGIDTRGCINVLTKYHPTPGAKGNPQHTNLVQVAKL; this is encoded by the coding sequence ATGCTGCCGGAGATTTCCCGCAGGAGCTTCCTCAAGTGGTCGGCGGTGGTCGGTGCCGGCGCTGCCCTCGGCGGGGCGGCGGCGCTGGATACGGGCCTGAAACCGCTGGCGCGCACGGCGGAAGCGACCGGAACCCCCGTGCCGGACAAGATGGTGTGGCAGCAGTGTACCGTCAACTGTGGCGGCTACTCGTGCGCCCTGCGGCTGCACGTGAAGGACGACGTCATCGTCCGCGTCGACACGGACCAGCTGGACCGGTCCGGTTTCCCGGCGATGCGCGCCTGCCTGCGCGGCCGGGCCACCCGGAAGTTCGTGTACAACCCTGACCGGCTGAAGCAGCCCATGAAGCGGGTAGGCAAGCGGGGCGAGGGCAAGTTCGAACCCATCACCTGGGACGAGGCCTACACGCTGATCGCGGAGAACCTGGACCGGATCATCAAGACGTACGGCAATCAGGCCGTGTTCAACCACTACGCCTCCGGCACGGACGGCACGAGCCGCACCCCCATTCCGCGCCTGCTCAACATGCTCGGCGGTTACCTGGGCTACTACGGGACTTACTCCTCCGCTTGTTATACGTGGGCGGCGCCGTACACGTACGGCAGCGCGGGCTGCAACTCGGCCGATGACCTGGTCAACTCCCGTCTCATCGTGCTGTTTGCCAGCAACCCAGGTGAGACCCAGCCGGGCGGCGGCAACGAGTTCCACTGGCTGATGCAGGCCAAGCGGGCCGGCGTCAAGATCATCGTGGTCGATCCGCGCCTCTCCGACACGGCGAAGGCCCTGGCGGACGAGTGGATCCCCATCCGCCCGACCACGGACAACGCGCTGATCGACGCGATGGCCTACGTCATGATCACCGAGAATCTCCACGACCAGGCCTTCCTGGACAAGTACTGCGTGGGCTTCGATGACGCGCACCTGCCGGCAGGCGCCCCGCCCAAGTCCAGCTACAAGAGCTACGTGCTGGGTGAGGCCGACGGGGTGCCCAAGACCCCGGAGTGGGCGGAGGCGATCACCGGCGTGCCGCGGCAGACCATCGTCCGCCTGGCCCGGGAGATCGCCATCACAAAGCCCTGCGCGCTGCTCCAGCACTACGGCTGGCAGCGGAACGCCTACGGCGAGCAACCGGTGCGGGGCCTGCCCGTGCTGATGGCCATGACCGGGAACATCGGCCGGAGCGGAGGCGGCACCGGGCTGACCCCCTCCCGCAAGGGCGCGCCGAGCCCGAGCATCCCCACCGGTACCAATCCGGTGAAAGCGCAGATCCCGGTCTTCATGTGGACCGAGGCCATCGTGCGGGGCAAGGAACTAACGGCCAAGGACGGCGTGCTCGGGGCGGACAAGCTGGACGCGAACATCAAGTTCATCTGGAACTACGGCGGCAACACCCTGATCAACCAGCACTCCGACGCGGGCGCCACGCACCGCATCCTGCAGGATGAGTCCCTCTGCGAGTTTATCGTGGTCCACGACGTCATGATGACCCCGTCGGCCCGGTACGCCGACCTCCTGCTGCCCGACCGGACCAGCTACGAGCGGCTCCACCTGGGCCGGGGCAGCACCAACGTGATGGGCGACCGCTTCTACCTCGGCGTCCCGGCCATCACGCCGCTCTTCGATGCCAAGACCAATTACGAGGTCTGCGCCGGCGTCGCCGCGAAGCTGGGCATCTACGACCAGTTCACCGAGGGCAAGACCTGGGAGGACTGGTGCCGGGAGGCCATTGCGGCGCTGGGCGAGAAGAACCCGGGCTTCCCCACCTGGGAGAAGTTGCTGGAGGATCCGATCGTGCGCGGCACGCAGGAGAAGCCGGTGATCGCCTTCGCCAGCTTCATCGCGGATCCCGAGAGCAATCCGCTCAAGACGCCCTCGGGCAAGATCGAGATCTACTCCGAGCAGCTGGCCAGGCTGGGCGCGGAGCGGGGCAACGCGGATGAGCTCCCGCCCATCCCGAAGTATGTTCCCGCCTGGGAGGGTCCCAACGCCCCCGCCGAGCTGCGGGAGAAGTACCCCCTGCAGCTGGTCGGCCACCACACCAAGCGGCGGGTCCACTCCACCCACGACAACAACCCGTGGCTGGAGGAAGTGGAGCCGCAGATGCTCACCATCAACGAGATCGACGCGGCCGAGCGGGGCATCAGGGACGGCGACATGGTGCGGGTCTGGAACGACCGGGGCGAGGTCCACGTGCGGTGCCGGGTCTCCAAGGCCATCATGCCCGGCGTCGTCGACCTGCCGCAGGGTGCCTGGTACACGCCGAACGCGAACGGCATCGACACCCGCGGCTGCATCAACGTGCTGACCAAGTACCATCCGACCCCGGGCGCCAAGGGCAACCCCCAGCACACCAACCTGGTCCAGGTGGCCAAGCTCTGA
- a CDS encoding TorD/DmsD family molecular chaperone, whose translation MDLPDLAWYCEVRAEVYGLLARLFRDPPDERLLAVIRHPDFVREWPVGRGQPDVDRGLERLAAALPAVDPDALRHEFWHLFGTLGPAAAPPWQSVYLDREGALMGEETLRVRALYARFGLEAELAVAVTDDHIAVQLAFVSELSRRAAERLRTGDVAGARDLLAGQRECLAEHLLRWADRFATKVEAAGGTGFYAGLARLTLGLLRVDCKFLEEVAAEPVRT comes from the coding sequence GTGGATTTGCCGGACCTGGCGTGGTACTGCGAGGTTCGGGCCGAGGTGTACGGGCTTCTGGCCAGGTTGTTTCGCGATCCGCCCGACGAGCGGCTGCTGGCGGTGATCCGTCACCCCGATTTCGTCCGGGAATGGCCGGTGGGTCGGGGACAGCCGGATGTCGACCGTGGCCTGGAGCGGCTGGCCGCCGCTTTGCCGGCCGTGGACCCGGACGCGCTCCGACACGAGTTCTGGCACCTTTTCGGAACCCTGGGCCCGGCCGCCGCGCCACCGTGGCAGTCCGTGTACCTGGACCGGGAGGGGGCCCTGATGGGCGAGGAGACCCTCCGGGTCAGGGCGCTCTACGCCAGGTTCGGACTGGAGGCGGAACTGGCGGTTGCCGTGACGGACGACCACATCGCCGTTCAGCTGGCGTTTGTCAGCGAGCTCTCCCGCCGGGCGGCGGAGCGGCTGAGGACGGGGGATGTCGCGGGCGCCCGGGATCTGCTGGCGGGGCAGCGCGAGTGCCTCGCGGAACACTTGCTCCGCTGGGCGGACCGTTTCGCGACGAAGGTGGAGGCCGCCGGGGGAACGGGCTTCTATGCCGGCCTGGCCCGGCTGACCCTGGGTCTGCTCCGGGTGGACTGCAAGTTCCTGGAAGAGGTAGCCGCGGAACCTGTTCGCACCTGA
- a CDS encoding coiled-coil domain-containing protein, whose amino-acid sequence MRGARLVGLLCLMALLLAVPAPRAQVAGAAGQDRAAVLQELFVLNRRLEEARAALADVEARLRAVSSQEEAALADLARLQEELAARREQYGRRLRYYREQGNRGPWVLLLTAGSLADFLWRLDALKQIMDYDARLARVLMETQAAVAAQAERLAQARAEADRLRDEQLARVAELEAAIADREAILAGLGDERAEVEEALAAVEADWQQSAMPVLDALGQALQQLGTAGLQPDDLRFSLFPPSAVATITEEQLNAYIGGYDALAGLRVDLVGEEEAFVLSGTFADVPVEISGGFLVLPDGRLRFEPSLMQVREFRVPEGVIAEIVSQGLLDIDVSSLVAPLTLTGVELTDGRMTVRAGLR is encoded by the coding sequence ATGAGGGGAGCGCGTCTTGTGGGTCTGCTCTGCCTCATGGCCCTGCTTCTGGCGGTGCCGGCGCCCCGGGCGCAGGTCGCGGGCGCCGCCGGCCAGGACCGCGCGGCGGTGCTGCAGGAGCTATTCGTCCTCAACCGCCGGCTGGAGGAGGCGCGCGCCGCCCTCGCCGACGTGGAGGCGCGCCTGCGCGCGGTCTCGTCCCAGGAGGAGGCGGCCCTCGCCGACCTGGCCCGCCTGCAGGAGGAGCTGGCCGCCCGCAGGGAGCAGTACGGCCGTCGGCTCCGGTACTATCGGGAGCAGGGCAACCGGGGCCCGTGGGTGCTGCTGCTTACCGCCGGGTCGCTGGCGGATTTCCTCTGGCGGCTGGACGCGCTGAAGCAGATCATGGACTACGACGCCCGCCTGGCCCGGGTGCTCATGGAGACGCAGGCGGCGGTGGCGGCCCAGGCGGAGCGGCTGGCGCAGGCCCGGGCCGAGGCCGACCGGCTGCGGGACGAGCAGCTCGCCCGGGTGGCGGAGCTGGAGGCGGCCATCGCAGACCGTGAGGCGATCCTGGCGGGCCTCGGCGACGAGCGTGCCGAGGTGGAGGAAGCCCTGGCGGCGGTGGAGGCCGACTGGCAGCAGAGCGCCATGCCTGTCCTGGACGCCCTCGGGCAGGCTCTGCAGCAGTTGGGCACCGCGGGTCTCCAGCCCGACGACCTCCGCTTCTCCCTGTTCCCGCCGAGCGCGGTGGCCACCATCACCGAGGAGCAGCTCAACGCCTACATCGGCGGCTACGACGCGCTCGCCGGCCTGCGTGTGGACCTGGTGGGGGAGGAGGAGGCCTTCGTGCTCTCCGGGACGTTCGCGGACGTACCGGTGGAGATCAGCGGCGGCTTCCTGGTGCTGCCCGACGGCAGGCTGCGGTTCGAGCCCTCGTTGATGCAGGTGCGCGAGTTCCGGGTGCCTGAAGGCGTCATCGCCGAGATCGTGTCCCAGGGTCTGCTGGACATCGACGTGAGCTCCCTGGTGGCGCCGCTTACGCTCACCGGGGTCGAGCTGACCGACGGGCGGATGACCGTCCGGGCCGGCCTGAGATGA
- a CDS encoding radical SAM protein, with translation MNLAETYLGRQVLEYLIGMVMRNPEENLPRLVDWVVHNAPLESHREIAAKVKTYLDDESSNWHQLGMRMLTETHPNVRKRTAVNFFINASLVGIPKQREAEKRLGVKVPWAVLMDPTAKCNLRCIGCWAGDYELRPELSLETMDRICREGGELGIHFYVISGGEPMVRQNDLLELARRHPDKMFHIYSNGTLITREFAREAAERGNMVFALSLEGLEASTDARRGKGVFQKVMDAMDILREAGVIYGFSATYTRKNTEELGSEAFIDRMVEKGAAFGWFFTYIPIGRDVDLELMATPEQRAYMFDRITAFRRTKPIFLVDFWNDGEAAVGCIAGGRKYFHINSAGDVEPCAFAHYATCNIHEVSVAEALQNPLFKAYQKRQPFSGNLRRPCPIIDHPYVLRDMVKESGAYYTQKSDNETVDEFAEKLAGYAAAWGELADEIWEKRLAGAPAGMDGGND, from the coding sequence ATGAATCTCGCTGAGACCTATCTGGGCCGCCAGGTGTTGGAATACCTGATCGGGATGGTCATGCGCAACCCGGAGGAGAACCTTCCGCGTCTGGTCGACTGGGTGGTCCACAACGCTCCCCTGGAGAGCCATCGCGAGATCGCCGCCAAGGTGAAGACCTACCTCGACGACGAGAGCAGCAACTGGCACCAGCTGGGCATGCGGATGCTCACCGAGACGCACCCCAACGTGCGCAAGCGCACGGCGGTCAACTTCTTCATCAACGCCAGCCTGGTCGGCATCCCCAAGCAGCGGGAGGCGGAGAAGCGGCTGGGCGTCAAGGTGCCGTGGGCCGTCCTGATGGATCCCACCGCCAAGTGCAACCTGCGCTGCATCGGCTGCTGGGCGGGCGACTACGAGCTGCGGCCCGAGCTCAGCCTCGAGACCATGGACCGCATCTGCCGGGAGGGCGGAGAGCTGGGCATTCATTTCTACGTCATCTCGGGCGGCGAGCCCATGGTCCGCCAGAATGACCTGCTGGAGCTGGCCAGGCGCCATCCGGACAAGATGTTCCACATCTACTCCAACGGCACGCTGATCACCCGGGAGTTCGCCCGGGAGGCGGCGGAGCGGGGCAACATGGTTTTCGCCCTCAGCCTGGAGGGGCTGGAGGCGTCCACCGATGCCCGGCGGGGCAAGGGCGTCTTCCAGAAGGTGATGGACGCCATGGACATCCTGCGGGAGGCGGGGGTCATCTACGGCTTCTCGGCCACCTACACCCGCAAGAACACCGAGGAGCTGGGCAGCGAGGCGTTCATCGACAGGATGGTGGAGAAGGGGGCCGCCTTCGGCTGGTTCTTCACCTACATCCCCATCGGTCGGGACGTGGACCTGGAGCTCATGGCGACCCCGGAGCAGCGGGCGTACATGTTCGACCGCATCACCGCGTTCCGCCGCACCAAGCCGATCTTCCTGGTGGACTTCTGGAACGACGGCGAGGCGGCCGTCGGCTGCATCGCCGGCGGGCGCAAGTACTTCCACATCAACTCCGCCGGCGACGTGGAGCCGTGCGCCTTCGCCCACTACGCCACCTGCAACATCCACGAGGTCTCGGTCGCGGAGGCCCTGCAGAACCCGCTGTTCAAGGCCTACCAGAAGCGGCAGCCCTTCTCCGGGAACCTGCGCCGACCGTGCCCGATCATCGACCATCCGTATGTGCTCCGCGACATGGTCAAGGAGTCGGGGGCGTACTACACGCAGAAGAGCGACAACGAGACGGTGGACGAGTTCGCCGAGAAGCTGGCGGGCTACGCGGCGGCCTGGGGCGAACTGGCCGACGAGATCTGGGAGAAGAGGCTGGCCGGCGCTCCCGCAGGCATGGACGGGGGCAACGACTGA